A single region of the Pseudalkalibacillus berkeleyi genome encodes:
- the sufB gene encoding Fe-S cluster assembly protein SufB: MAKKMPEIGEYKYGFKDKDVSIFRSKRGLTKDIVEEISRMKDEPKWMLDFRLKSLDLFYNMPMPQWGGNLKELNFDDITYYVKPSEKSERSWDEVPEEIKRTFDKLGIPEAEQKYLAGVSAQYESEVVYHNMQEDLENMGIVFKDTDTALKENEDLFREHFGKTIPPTDNKFAALNSAVWSGGSFIYIPKGIKCETPLQAYFRINSENMGQFERTLIIADEDSSVHYVEGCTAPVYTTNSLHSAVVEIIVKKNAYCRYTTIQNWANNVFNLVTKRAVAEENATMEWIDGNIGSKLTMKYPAVILKGEGARGMTLSIALAGKGQHQDAGAKMIHLAPNTSSTIVSKSISKGGGKVTYRGIVHFGRKASGARSNVECDTLIMDNESTSDTIPYNEIMNENISLEHEAKVSKVSEEQLFYLMSRGISEEEATEMIVMGFIEPFTKELPMEYAVEMNRLIKFEMEGSIG, translated from the coding sequence ATGGCTAAGAAAATGCCAGAGATCGGCGAATATAAATATGGTTTTAAAGATAAAGACGTCTCAATCTTTAGATCGAAGCGCGGATTAACAAAAGATATCGTTGAAGAAATTTCACGTATGAAAGATGAACCGAAGTGGATGCTTGACTTCCGTTTGAAATCACTTGACCTTTTCTACAACATGCCTATGCCTCAGTGGGGCGGAAACTTGAAAGAATTGAATTTCGATGACATTACGTATTACGTAAAACCATCTGAAAAATCTGAGCGCTCTTGGGATGAAGTTCCTGAAGAAATCAAGCGTACGTTTGATAAGCTAGGAATTCCTGAAGCGGAACAGAAATATCTTGCAGGTGTATCAGCTCAGTATGAATCTGAAGTTGTCTATCACAATATGCAAGAAGATCTTGAAAACATGGGTATTGTCTTCAAAGATACAGATACTGCTCTTAAAGAAAATGAAGATCTTTTCAGAGAACACTTTGGTAAGACGATTCCTCCAACAGATAACAAGTTCGCAGCACTAAACTCTGCTGTTTGGTCTGGTGGCTCATTCATTTACATTCCAAAAGGAATCAAGTGTGAAACGCCTTTACAAGCGTATTTCCGAATTAACTCTGAAAATATGGGTCAATTTGAGCGTACGTTGATCATCGCAGACGAAGATTCTTCTGTACACTACGTTGAAGGTTGTACAGCACCAGTTTACACAACGAACTCACTTCACAGTGCAGTCGTTGAGATTATCGTTAAGAAGAACGCATACTGCCGTTATACAACGATTCAAAACTGGGCAAACAACGTATTTAACTTAGTTACGAAGCGTGCTGTAGCTGAAGAGAATGCAACAATGGAATGGATTGATGGTAACATCGGTTCTAAGCTTACGATGAAGTATCCAGCTGTCATCTTGAAAGGTGAAGGCGCTCGGGGTATGACACTTTCGATTGCACTTGCTGGTAAAGGACAGCACCAAGATGCTGGTGCGAAAATGATTCACTTAGCACCTAATACGTCATCTACAATCGTTTCGAAGTCCATCTCTAAAGGTGGCGGTAAAGTAACATACCGTGGTATCGTACACTTCGGACGTAAAGCTTCAGGTGCTCGTTCAAATGTAGAGTGTGACACACTCATCATGGATAACGAGTCAACTTCAGACACGATTCCTTACAACGAAATCATGAACGAAAACATTTCCCTCGAGCACGAGGCGAAAGTTTCCAAGGTATCAGAAGAACAACTCTTCTACCTCATGAGCCGTGGAATCTCTGAAGAAGAAGCAACTGAAATGATCGTAATGGGCTTCATCGAGCCATTTACGAAAGAACTACCAATGGAATACGCAGTTGAAATGAACCGCCTGATCAAGTTCGAAATGGAAGGTTCAATCGGATAA
- the sufU gene encoding Fe-S cluster assembly sulfur transfer protein SufU, with protein sequence MSSNLDQLYRQVIMDHYKNPRNRGELEDGALTFNLNNPTCGDRIQVSMQVEDEKIKDAKFEGEGCSISLASASMMTETIKGLPVDEALQISNIFSEMMLGNDYDEGDLDLGDLEALQGVSKFPARIKCATLAWKALEKSVQQKEDEE encoded by the coding sequence ATGTCTTCTAATTTAGATCAGTTATACCGTCAAGTCATCATGGACCATTACAAAAATCCTCGAAATCGAGGAGAACTGGAAGATGGTGCACTGACATTCAACTTAAATAACCCGACATGTGGAGACCGTATCCAAGTATCTATGCAAGTAGAAGATGAGAAAATCAAGGATGCGAAGTTTGAAGGTGAAGGCTGTTCAATCAGTCTCGCTTCAGCTTCTATGATGACTGAAACCATCAAAGGTCTTCCTGTAGATGAGGCTCTTCAGATTTCTAATATCTTTTCTGAAATGATGCTAGGAAATGATTACGATGAGGGTGATTTGGATCTAGGAGATCTTGAAGCACTTCAAGGCGTATCGAAATTCCCAGCACGTATCAAATGTGCAACACTCGCATGGAAAGCACTAGAAAAGAGTGTTCAACAGAAAGAAGATGAAGAGTAA
- a CDS encoding cysteine desulfurase, with protein sequence MIANDIRNQFPILHQEVNGKPLVYLDSAATSQKPISVIETLEHYYKNDNSNVHRGVHTLGTRATDSYEGAREKVRRFINASSTEEVIFVRGTTTGINTVAGSYGRANVGEGDEIVITPMEHHSNIIPWQQLAKEKGATLKYIPLQEDGTLDLKDVENTITEHTKIVSIMHVSNVLGTINPIKEITEIAHRNGAVMVVDGAQAAPHMTVDVRDLDCDFYIFSAHKMCGPTGIGALYGKKKLLEKMEPVEFGGEMIDFVGLYDSTWKDLPWKFEGGTPIIAGAIGMGAAIDFLEQVGRNEIEKIEHELVTYAMERMSDVEGLKIYGPKNRAGLVTFNIDDVHPHDVATVLDAEGIAVRAGHHCAQPLMKWLDVTATARASFYLYNTKEDVDALVDGLKTTKEYFGHVF encoded by the coding sequence ATGATTGCAAACGATATTCGTAATCAATTCCCTATCCTGCATCAAGAAGTGAATGGGAAACCACTCGTCTACTTAGACAGTGCAGCAACATCTCAAAAGCCGATTTCGGTCATTGAAACCCTCGAGCACTACTATAAAAATGACAACTCTAACGTTCACCGAGGTGTGCATACGTTAGGAACACGTGCGACTGACAGCTATGAAGGTGCTCGTGAAAAGGTTCGTCGTTTCATCAACGCTTCCTCTACAGAAGAAGTGATTTTCGTAAGAGGAACGACTACAGGGATCAATACAGTCGCAGGAAGTTATGGACGTGCAAATGTCGGTGAAGGTGACGAAATTGTCATCACACCGATGGAGCACCATAGTAACATCATCCCCTGGCAACAGCTTGCCAAAGAAAAGGGAGCGACGCTTAAATACATTCCTCTTCAAGAGGATGGAACACTTGATTTAAAAGATGTTGAAAATACGATTACAGAACATACTAAAATTGTATCGATCATGCATGTGTCAAATGTTCTAGGAACGATTAATCCGATTAAAGAAATCACAGAAATTGCTCACCGTAATGGTGCTGTTATGGTTGTAGATGGAGCACAGGCTGCGCCACATATGACTGTAGATGTTCGTGATCTTGATTGTGATTTCTATATCTTTTCTGCTCATAAAATGTGCGGACCAACTGGTATCGGTGCACTTTATGGTAAGAAGAAGCTTCTCGAAAAAATGGAGCCCGTCGAATTTGGCGGCGAAATGATTGATTTCGTTGGACTATATGACTCGACTTGGAAGGACCTACCTTGGAAGTTTGAAGGTGGAACCCCGATCATTGCAGGTGCAATTGGTATGGGTGCAGCCATCGATTTCTTAGAACAGGTTGGTCGTAACGAAATTGAGAAGATAGAGCATGAGCTCGTTACTTATGCAATGGAGCGTATGTCAGATGTTGAAGGCTTAAAGATATACGGACCGAAAAATCGTGCAGGGCTCGTTACATTCAATATTGATGATGTTCATCCGCATGACGTTGCAACAGTACTAGATGCTGAAGGAATCGCTGTACGGGCAGGACATCATTGTGCCCAGCCATTGATGAAGTGGTTAGATGTAACAGCAACGGCTAGAGCTAGCTTTTATCTATACAATACGAAAGAAGATGTAGATGCTCTCGTCGATGGACTAAAGACAACAAAGGAGTATTTTGGTCATGTCTTCTAA